TGGTCACCATGTGGTCCTAAAAAGTCCGAATTGATGTATTGACTCCCTCCAAAGCTCGTATAAAGATCGGGACTCACAACGATGCACGGGGGAATTTGCCCTTGGTCAATCAATCGGGTGAGTCGATCAAAAAGTGACTCTTTGAAGGGTTGCCAATCAAACTGGCTTCGCCCCGCGTTGGTCCAGGGAGCTAAGCAATAGAGAACTGGAAAGCGCCGGCTTTTGTCATGAGCCGCCTGAGGCATATAGATGGTCAGGGGCCTGATGTGGTCTTCACCGGCGCGATTGTGCTTCAAAAGAGAGCTTTCTATATGAAGCTTCTCGATCCACGGCTGGTTCTCCGGGGCTGGTATGATCGTTTTCATCAGATGACTCCTATCGCTCCTGCAAGCAGCGTTGTGACAATGCTTTGAAGCAGCTATATTAGACTGGTTATCGATTTTAGAACAAGAAGGACTTTTTCATGGATTTTTCATTCGCCACCCGGGTTCTCAACCAGATGCTTGCCCTGATCATAGCACTGATCGTGAGTGAAGTGGCTCAGGCGTACATGGCAAAAAAACAGGGTGACGATACTGCGGAACGAGAAGGGCGCCTCACCCTGAACCCAATCCCTCATCTAGACCCAGTTGGGACCATTCTATTCCCTCTTATTGGCTCAATGCTTGGTGGCTTCATTTTTGGCTGGGCTAAACCAATCCCTGTGAACACCCGCAACCTAGTAGACCCTAAATGGAGTCCAGTAAAAATCGCTGCATCAGGACCGATCGCCATGCTGCTCTTGTCAACCCTCGCCCTTGGCGGACAGTTAGCAATTGGCAATGTTGCCGAAGGAAGCCCATTGATCGCCTTTAGCCGGCTCTTTGAAAATATGGTCTTTCTTTCGGCGTTTTTGGCACTATTTCATCTCCTACCAATCTACCCACTGGCCGGAGGAGTCTTGCTTTCGACACTCTTGCCGTATGATATGAGGCAGAAATACGAATCCATTGTGATTCCCTACGGCTTTTTTATCATTATCGGCCTGATGTTAGTAGGCGCATTCCGCATTCTCGCAGTTGGCGCTCAGTTCTGGATTGGCATTTCATACATGCTCTTAAATCCATTATTCGCCTAATACCAGGGGGCTCTAAGCCCCTACAATCCAATTCACCGTAAGAAAATCGAGAATCAAAATACCTAGCACAACAATCCCTGCTAGCAAGTCATCTAGTAAGGTACCGAAAGGACCATAAACTCCACGATCAACCCAGCCGATAAACAAGGGCTTCGTGATATCGAAGAGTCGAAACAGAGCAAATCCCACCAGCCATAGTTCCCACGATGGTGCGAAGAATGCGATCGGAATCGCCTGACCTGCCACCTCATCAATAACTATGCTCTTGTCGTCATGAGCATCCCAGAGGGTTTCTGTTTTTTTAATGACCCAGTAGGAAAAAATCGAAAAAACAAACAGCAGGCTGGTAACCACAAACCAAAATGGAATATTTCCTATGCTATGGCGAGCCAGATAGTAAATGCCACTGCCCAAAGCCAAACCCGGCAGAGATCCCCACGTTCCTGGTGCTTTTGGCATCTGACCTAAGGGGTAACACGTTGCCAAAAACGTAAAGGTATTCATGGGCTTTTTGCTCATCCATGAGTCTCCTGTACCAGCTCCAGCAAGATGCCCCCCGTTGCCCTTGGATGAACGAAGGCAATGCGGGTTTTATGGGCACCGCCTCGTGGAACTTCATCGATCATCTGGATCTGGTGCTCCTTCATTTTTGCAATCGCAAGCTCAATATCGTCGACTTGCAAGGCTAGGTGATGGATACCTCCCCCTCGGATTTCGAGGTATTTCTTGATCGGCCCGTCTTGGCCCTCCTCGTTCTCCAAAATCTCAAGGCGACTGTCGCTAGTAGCGGCTCCATTAGCCGAACCGAACATCATCGTATTGGTTTTCTGTTCCTTGACCAATTCATCTCCATGCCAAGGCAGATCCAAAACCTCTTTAAAGAACCAAGCTGCTCGCCCTGGATCTTTCGCTGCAATACCAATATGGCTTATGCCAAGTATCTTCATGTGCCAATCCAATGTCATTATTTCCCCGACTCGCGCTATTATAGGGACGTGAAAAATTTTTTGCGAAGGGGTTTTCATGGATCACAAGAAACTAGAGCAGATGCTGATCGGGCTTCATCACAAAAACTATCGACTCTATAAGGAGATCAAGGGGGAGACCCTGTTCCCAAACTTTCGCTTGATAGTTGATCATGTGCAAGGGGACCCCTTTGCTGCTCCTAGTAAGATGCGAATTTTTCTTGATCCTAGCACCCACCAGATTCCCCAAAGCTATGCCAATAACCAGACACGCACCATCGCCCTCCGCGACTACATCACTAGAAAATTTAGCCAGGCCGCCAGAAAATCATCGAAGCCTATAGGCACCGGCAAAGGGGGATTTATTGGTATTGATACTCCTGGGCAGCAGATCCTAGATCGCTCCTCCTGTTTCGTTCACCAGGATCATGGCCTGGAGATCCGCTTCACTCTGGGTCTGCCTGCCGACGGACGAAAGATACTAGGACGAGAAGCTGCATACTTGCTCATCAATATCCTGCCCCAGCTTGTGGAAAAGATCTGCTTTCCCCAGCTAGAGGAAGGCGAACTCAAGCTTCACGTCGATACATACGAAGATAACGCTGCTTTAAGAAAGCAACTTTCGGAGCATCACCTTGTAGCTTTCGTGGCGAACAACTCACGCCTGCCCCGAGCAAGTGGTATCGACGATCGGCCCCTGGCATCAGAAGACCTTGTGCCCTTTGCAACCCCTTCATCATTCGAGATCACCTTAAGTTGCCCTCATCGTGGCTCCGTCAAAGGTATGGGAATACCCCAAGGGGTCACCTTGATCGTCGGCGGTGGATACCACGGCAAGTCCACGCTACTCCATGGCATAGAGAAAGGTATCTACGCTCATATTCCAGGGGATGGCCGGGAGTTTGTCGTTACTGAGCCTTCAGCATTTAAAGTAAGGTCAGAAGACGGTCGCAGCATACAATCGGTTGCGATATCGCCATTCATTAACAATTTGCCCCAGAAAAAGTCTACCCGCCAATTTTCATCCCTCAATGCTAGTGGGAGCACCTCACAAGCAGCTAATATTATGGAGGCCTTGGAACTCGACTGCCAAACTTTATTAATTGATGAAGACACCTCGGCAACTAACTTCATGATCCGGGATCACCGCATGCAGGCTCTCATTGTCGACAAAGACGAGCCCATCACACCATTCATCGATCGCATCCAAGAGCTAAAGGCAAAGGGCATTTCAACGATTATGGTAGTCGGCGGCAGTGGAGATTACTTTGAAGTCGCCGATCATATTATTGGCTTAAAGTCTTACGAGGCCATGGACATGACTCAAGAGGCGAAGACGATCGCCGAAAAATTCCCTAGCCAACGGCATCAGGACGCCAAACAAGCATTTCAGATCCAAGGCACTCGTTGCCTTCGGGCGCAGGGACTATCACCAAGATTTAGAAATCGAGAGCAGCATGTAAAAATCAGGGAGATCGATGAGATTTTTTATGGATCAGAAGCGATCGACCTGAGCCACGTCGAGCAACTTGTAGATGGCAGTCAGTTAAGAACCATAGCCTATCTTATGGCCTACCTATATCGTTCGTCGCCAGGGAGCATCAGTTTTAAAGACTCTATTATTCAGGCCATTTCTAAACTTGGTCAGGAAGGGTATGAAGGGATTCACGATCTTCCTGATGGTGATATGGCCCAAGTTCGCCCCCTTGATTTAGCATGCGCCCTTAATCGGCTTCGCAGTTTATCTGTAGATCTTGTACCTTGAGAACGTTCTTCGACTAAATAGGATTAACTATGCTTCGTATTATAACTCTACTACTGGTTTTGATCTCCAGTTCAGCGCAAAGCGCATCACCATTCTACAAGCTAGGAACCGCACATCAGCAGTCGGTTCTCTTCAAGCGTCTTAAGGACGGAAAGCTGATCTATCAGAAAAACCCTGACCGTCTGCTGTCTCCTGCTTCAGTAACGAAGCTATTCACTTCAGCGGCAGCTTTGGCAAAATTTTCTCCTGCCCATCAATTTGAAACCAAGTTTTTTTACACAGGCACCAAGAAACAAGGGGTGATCAGTGGTGATCTCTATATTGTGGGCGATGGCGATCCACTTCTCATTAGTGAAAAGCTTTGGCAGATGGCTGCCGACTTCCGCATGATGGGCATCAAGGAAATCTCGGGGCGTATTGTCATCGACAACAGCTTATTTGACGGGGATACCCGAGACGACTCTCGGGAAGACAGCCGTTACATGTCCAATAACGCTTATGACGCGCCAGTTTCCGCATTCGGTATCAACTTCAATACGTTTCCCGTCGCCATAGCTCCCGGCTATCAAGAAGGACGCCCTGCCTTTATGTCAATCGACCCCTACCCCATCGATGGGATCGAGGTCAGCAATCGAGTGGTTACCACCAGCCGCGGCAAACCCTATGTACGAGTGACTCGCTCCTCGAAGAAAGACATGGTTCTTGTTGCTTCTAAAGGGCGTATTTCACTGGAATCTCCCATGCGGAAAGTCTATCGCTCCGTTTCAGATCCGCTCCGTACAGGGGGAGAGCAAATCCGCTCCTTTTTGGCAAAAGAAAACATCGTGGTGAAGGGTCAAGTAGCAGCTGGCAAGCTGCCGCAAGCTGCAACAGAACTTTACACGATCAAGAGCTACGAACTGAGCCGTATGATATCGGGCTTGAACAAATACTCAAACAACTATATTGCTGATGTGTTGGTCAAGCGCATGGGCGCCGAGTTTTCAGGCGCTGGCCCAGGAAGCTTTACCAATGGAATGGCCGTACTCAAAGATTTCCTCGCCCAGGAAGTCAAGTTACCGAAGGGGTTTCAGCTGTACAATGGCTCAGGGCTCGATACGCGCAACCGGGTCAACGCCTCGCAAGTTGTTGCCTTACTTGAGTACATGTACCAGCGCATGGATCTTTTTCCCGAATTTCTTGCTAGTCTGCCGGCTGCTGGCTGGGATGGAACTCTGGAAGATCGATTCGACCAAGACCGCTTAAAACCCCTTCATGGCCAAGTGAGAGCTAAAACAGGGACCCTGACATCACCGATAACGGTATCGTCCCTGGCTGGCTATCTCGGCCATCCAGAGCACGGAATGATTGCTTTTGCGATCATTGAAAACGGTGTCACCCGAAAACAGCAGCCGAGCGTATTAGATTTTAGAGCCCGCCAGGAGCTAGCTCTAAAAGCCATCATCGATCGTTTCTAACGAGGGGAATCCATTGAATTACGAAGAAAAAGCGCTGG
This portion of the Pseudobacteriovorax antillogorgiicola genome encodes:
- a CDS encoding site-2 protease family protein — protein: MDFSFATRVLNQMLALIIALIVSEVAQAYMAKKQGDDTAEREGRLTLNPIPHLDPVGTILFPLIGSMLGGFIFGWAKPIPVNTRNLVDPKWSPVKIAASGPIAMLLLSTLALGGQLAIGNVAEGSPLIAFSRLFENMVFLSAFLALFHLLPIYPLAGGVLLSTLLPYDMRQKYESIVIPYGFFIIIGLMLVGAFRILAVGAQFWIGISYMLLNPLFA
- a CDS encoding phosphatidylglycerophosphatase A, encoding MSKKPMNTFTFLATCYPLGQMPKAPGTWGSLPGLALGSGIYYLARHSIGNIPFWFVVTSLLFVFSIFSYWVIKKTETLWDAHDDKSIVIDEVAGQAIPIAFFAPSWELWLVGFALFRLFDITKPLFIGWVDRGVYGPFGTLLDDLLAGIVVLGILILDFLTVNWIVGA
- a CDS encoding VOC family protein, encoding MKILGISHIGIAAKDPGRAAWFFKEVLDLPWHGDELVKEQKTNTMMFGSANGAATSDSRLEILENEEGQDGPIKKYLEIRGGGIHHLALQVDDIELAIAKMKEHQIQMIDEVPRGGAHKTRIAFVHPRATGGILLELVQETHG
- a CDS encoding ABC-ATPase domain-containing protein → MDHKKLEQMLIGLHHKNYRLYKEIKGETLFPNFRLIVDHVQGDPFAAPSKMRIFLDPSTHQIPQSYANNQTRTIALRDYITRKFSQAARKSSKPIGTGKGGFIGIDTPGQQILDRSSCFVHQDHGLEIRFTLGLPADGRKILGREAAYLLINILPQLVEKICFPQLEEGELKLHVDTYEDNAALRKQLSEHHLVAFVANNSRLPRASGIDDRPLASEDLVPFATPSSFEITLSCPHRGSVKGMGIPQGVTLIVGGGYHGKSTLLHGIEKGIYAHIPGDGREFVVTEPSAFKVRSEDGRSIQSVAISPFINNLPQKKSTRQFSSLNASGSTSQAANIMEALELDCQTLLIDEDTSATNFMIRDHRMQALIVDKDEPITPFIDRIQELKAKGISTIMVVGGSGDYFEVADHIIGLKSYEAMDMTQEAKTIAEKFPSQRHQDAKQAFQIQGTRCLRAQGLSPRFRNREQHVKIREIDEIFYGSEAIDLSHVEQLVDGSQLRTIAYLMAYLYRSSPGSISFKDSIIQAISKLGQEGYEGIHDLPDGDMAQVRPLDLACALNRLRSLSVDLVP
- the dacB gene encoding D-alanyl-D-alanine carboxypeptidase/D-alanyl-D-alanine-endopeptidase is translated as MLRIITLLLVLISSSAQSASPFYKLGTAHQQSVLFKRLKDGKLIYQKNPDRLLSPASVTKLFTSAAALAKFSPAHQFETKFFYTGTKKQGVISGDLYIVGDGDPLLISEKLWQMAADFRMMGIKEISGRIVIDNSLFDGDTRDDSREDSRYMSNNAYDAPVSAFGINFNTFPVAIAPGYQEGRPAFMSIDPYPIDGIEVSNRVVTTSRGKPYVRVTRSSKKDMVLVASKGRISLESPMRKVYRSVSDPLRTGGEQIRSFLAKENIVVKGQVAAGKLPQAATELYTIKSYELSRMISGLNKYSNNYIADVLVKRMGAEFSGAGPGSFTNGMAVLKDFLAQEVKLPKGFQLYNGSGLDTRNRVNASQVVALLEYMYQRMDLFPEFLASLPAAGWDGTLEDRFDQDRLKPLHGQVRAKTGTLTSPITVSSLAGYLGHPEHGMIAFAIIENGVTRKQQPSVLDFRARQELALKAIIDRF